The following coding sequences lie in one Rutidosis leptorrhynchoides isolate AG116_Rl617_1_P2 chromosome 4, CSIRO_AGI_Rlap_v1, whole genome shotgun sequence genomic window:
- the LOC139903926 gene encoding protein Brevis radix-like 2, with product MLTCIPCSKELNAGSLHEQEQNDTVASPRNKPAIKALTSQIKDMAVKASGAYKNCKPCSGSNHNHKDGEFLDSEVGSVSEGFHCGYKRTCKSTPRVWGKEMEARLKGLSSGGSTPASYSDRIESVKFMEDDVLKEWVAQVEPGVLITFHSLPQGGNDLKRIRFSREMFNKRQAQRWWAENCDKVMELYNVQRFNHRGVPPPAPPKSQDESSKIESFENSPVTPPLSKERLPRNFYPKEPHHDSSGLSSTPALLSISGAKTETSSLASARSSSSREGDHSGELSMSNASDVGTEWVEQDEPGVYITIRALPGGNRELRRVRFSREKFGEMNARMWWEQNRGRIQEQYL from the exons ATGTTGACTTGTATCCCTTGTTCAAAGGAGTTAAACGCTGGATCTCTTCATGAACAAGAGCAAAACGACACCGTTGCATCACCTCGCAATAAACCAGCTATTAAAGCTCTCACATCTCAG ATTAAGGATATGGCGGTGAAGGCATCAGGAGCATATAAGAACTGCAAGCCGTGTTCGGGATCGAATCATAATCATAAGGATGGTGAATTTTTGGATTCTGAAGTTGGATCAGTTTCTGAAGGGTTTCATTGTGGATATAAAAGGACTTGTAAGTCTACACCTAGGGTTTGGGGGAAGGAAATGGAAGCTAGATTGAAAGGGCTTTCAAGTGGTGGAAGTACTCCTGCTTCGTATAGTGATCGAATTGAATCGGTTAAGTTTATGGAAGATGATGTACTTAAAGAATGGGTTGCTCAAGTTGAACCCGGGGTTCTGATCACGTTTCATTCTTTACCGCAAGGAGGAAATGATTTAAAACGTATTCGATTCAG CCGTGAAATGTTCAACAAAAGGCAAGCTCAGAGGTGGTGGGCCGAGAACTGTGACAAGGTCATGGAATTGTATAATGTTCAGCGTTTCAATCATCGAGGAGTACCACCACCCGCTCCACCAAAATCTCAAGACGAG AGTTCAAAAATCGAGTCTTTTGAGAATAGCCCAGTCACGCCACCACTTAGCAAGGAGCGGCTGCCTCGAAATTTCTACCCAAAGGAACCCCATCACGATTCTAGTGGGCTCTCATCGACGCCTGCACTATTGAGCATAAGTGGGGCCAAAACTGAAACATCATCATTGGCTTCTGCAAGGAGCAGTTCGTCTAGAGAGGGTGATCACTCAGGAGAGCTTTCAATGAGTAATGCAAGTGATGTGGGAACTGAATGGGTTGAGCAGGATGAGCCAGGCGTGTACATTACAATCAGAGCACTGCCAGGTGGCAATCGTGAGCTGAGGCGTGTTCGTTTCAG TCGAGAAAAATTTGGAGAAATGAATGCAAGGATGTGGTGGGAACAAAACCGAGGTAGAATTCAAGAACAGTACTTGTGA